Below is a window of Dissulfuribacter thermophilus DNA.
TTATAACCATTTATAAATGACATGAGCCCCATAGATAAACCAGAGGCAAGCAGGGCTAGACTAATAGTATGTCTAGCACTAAGTACTTGACCCCAAACCAGACATATTAATACAGCAAAAAGGTATCCGGCAAAATTGGAGGTACTTATAAACCCCATCTCCGATGCAGAGAGTTTAAGGACTGTCCCCATAGAGGGAAGGATCATTCCAAGAGCAAATCTACCTAGACCAAGGGCGGCAAAGATGCAAAGGGTGCCAGCAGCTACAATATACCAACCATAATAAATTTCCCTTACTTTCAAGTGTAGCCTCTATCTTTTTCATTAAAACATGGCGTTAGAGATTATTTAACCTAATCGATTATTAATTAACAAGGAGCTTTAGAGCATTACTAATTAGTTGTCTCCCAGAAATGCTCCTATTAATGAGGACATCATAGGTTCCAGGCGTAATCCCCCTTGGAAGAGAAAAGGAAAGCGAAGTGTAACTGACAACGCTGGGATTTGCAGGAATCGAAGTCCCATCTCTTTTTAGCTGAAGCGTCAATCCCTTTACAAATCCGACACCTGTAACAGTAATCTTTGTCCTCGTATCTGTAGCATTTATTTCTGCAGGGACAATAGATCTCAAAAGTGGAGCTGGTATGACTATGACAAACGGGCCACCTTCACTCTCCATTCCATTTACAACCACCTTGATCTCACCTGAAACCCCTCCCAATGGTATTCTTGCCTTAATGGAATGGGGTATAGCTGATTGAATAGTAAGCATCTCACCGCCAATAGTGACAGCATTTTTTTGCTCTACATCATCAAAATTTCTTCCCTGAATTAAAATCTCATCTCCGGCCACTACTTCAATAGGGTCAACTGAATCTATCTCTGGAGGATAGGTAAAGGAAATATCTCCTGAGGCAACAGCACCGCTCGTATATACCCTTACAGTACCTGTCTCAGCCTCTGGCACCTTTACAATAAGCTGACTGGTCGATGCCTCCAATATGGTTGCAGCAAATGCATCACTGCTATCGGCATTGAATAAGACATAATTATTAGTGATAGTTGGACTAAAATTCCTTCCAAATATGGTAACTACATCGCCAGCACTTCCCCGTGGGGGATCTATAGATTCGATCACTGGAGTTATAGTGACTTCCACTGGAGAACTAGTCATATCATTTGCTGTGACTGTAAGGGGGCCTGTGTTGCCTTCTGGAACCAATACAGAAAGCTGAGTCTCTTTAGCTGATGTCACAGTTCCCCTCACTC
It encodes the following:
- a CDS encoding IPT/TIG domain-containing protein encodes the protein MVKKIIASIFFTALTSLLTIVPNGNCGNIVSITPEKAVYVNPEPIYLLLDLTGLENGYPVDVSISLEFPDGTLAYLGPDAQFSKNNPLFIVENWPFSSVKIDSGSWSIMLPPDLNFIPGVYVIRTFIYDAQSKVLIDKSESSFTLVDAPYVDHVSPSKGITGDVVFISGQGFGTDQDLVKVFIGGREATIIEITDSSIKTWVPYGATTGVVQVTVDGIASNQVPFQVGPYIESLSSTILSPGDSLTIKGFNFDPDKNKNIVVFNGVRGTVTSAKETQLSVLVPEGNTGPLTVTANDMTSSPVEVTITPVIESIDPPRGSAGDVVTIFGRNFSPTITNNYVLFNADSSDAFAATILEASTSQLIVKVPEAETGTVRVYTSGAVASGDISFTYPPEIDSVDPIEVVAGDEILIQGRNFDDVEQKNAVTIGGEMLTIQSAIPHSIKARIPLGGVSGEIKVVVNGMESEGGPFVIVIPAPLLRSIVPAEINATDTRTKITVTGVGFVKGLTLQLKRDGTSIPANPSVVSYTSLSFSLPRGITPGTYDVLINRSISGRQLISNALKLLVN